The proteins below come from a single Mycobacterium parmense genomic window:
- a CDS encoding cyclopropane mycolic acid synthase family methyltransferase → MAKLKPYYEESQATYDISDDFFALFLDPNMVYTCAYFENDDMTLEEAQLAKLDLALGKLHLEPGMTVLDVGCGWGGAVVRALEKYDVNVIGITLSRNHYERTKARLAAIPTTRRAEARLQGWEEFDEQVDRMMSFEAFDAFKKERWPAFWDWAYKTLPDDSRMLMHSIFTYPQSRWKELGIPITMTDLRFFHFLGKEIFPGGQMCGEPDIVDLSRNSGFALEETQYLQAHYARTLDIWAANLRANRDRAIAIQSEEVYERFMRYLTGCADLFRKGISNVAQFTLTK, encoded by the coding sequence ATGGCCAAACTGAAGCCGTATTACGAAGAGTCGCAGGCAACCTACGACATTTCCGACGACTTCTTCGCGCTGTTCCTCGACCCCAACATGGTGTACACCTGCGCCTATTTCGAGAACGACGACATGACGCTGGAAGAGGCGCAGCTCGCAAAGCTGGATCTGGCGCTGGGCAAGCTGCACCTCGAGCCGGGCATGACGGTGCTCGACGTCGGATGCGGCTGGGGCGGGGCCGTGGTTCGGGCGCTCGAGAAGTACGACGTGAACGTCATCGGTATCACGCTGAGCCGCAATCACTACGAGCGCACCAAGGCACGGCTTGCCGCGATCCCGACGACCCGCCGCGCCGAGGCCCGCCTGCAGGGCTGGGAAGAGTTCGACGAGCAGGTCGACCGGATGATGAGTTTCGAGGCCTTCGACGCGTTCAAGAAGGAACGCTGGCCCGCGTTCTGGGATTGGGCCTACAAGACGCTCCCCGATGACAGCCGAATGCTGATGCACAGCATCTTCACGTATCCGCAGTCGCGATGGAAGGAGCTTGGCATCCCGATCACCATGACGGATCTTCGCTTCTTCCATTTTCTCGGCAAGGAGATCTTCCCCGGCGGGCAGATGTGCGGCGAACCCGACATCGTCGACTTGTCACGGAACAGCGGATTCGCGCTCGAGGAGACCCAATACTTGCAGGCGCATTACGCGCGGACCCTGGACATCTGGGCCGCCAACCTGCGGGCCAATCGCGACCGCGCGATCGCCATACAGTCCGAAGAGGTCTACGAGCGATTCATGCGGTACCTGACCGGCTGCGCGGACCTGTTCCGCAAGGGCATCTCCAACGTCGCGCAGTTCACGCTCACGAAGTAG
- a CDS encoding glycoside hydrolase family 38 N-terminal domain-containing protein: MQLVSAESPELFVGPPDAPLQLARVTVSGCAEPTTVRIDGDGLSGAAVARPGGGVIEVPVAVRDPLVGERRAARAHAGDARLPFEFTVAEPGWTMYMVSHFHYDPVWWNTQGAYTSEWTEDPPGRQTNGFELVHAHLEMARREPEYKFVLAEVDYLKPYWDARPEDRADLRRLLAEGRVEVMGGSYNEPNTNLTSPETTIRNLVHGSGFQRDVLGADPATAWQLDVFGHDPQFPGLAADAGLTSSSWARGPHHQWGPAQDGDVDRMQFSSEFEWIAPSGRGLLTHYMPAHYGAGWGMDSSASLAEAEAATYALFARLKRVALTRNVLLPVGTDYTPPNKWVTAIHRDWAARYTWPRFVCAIPRDFFAAVRAELSQGRRAPSPQTRDMNPIYTGKDVSYIDTKQANRASENAVLEAERFAVFAASMTGADYPQAALAKAWVQLAYGAHHDAITGSESDQVYLDLLTGWRDAWELGRTARDNSLAVLSRAAGGDVVVWNPLSHRRTDVVTARLDPPPAAAVRVLDADGAEVPAHVEHGGRSVTWLARDVPSLGWRSYRLVPATECAGWEPAPGLRIANEHYRLAVDPVRGGGVASLQQGERELIADGRVGNELAVYEEYPAHPRQGEGPWHLLPKGPVVCSSETPARVQAFRGPLGQRLVVRGRVGTLLRYTQTLTLWNGVARLDCRTTIDDFTGEDRLLRLRWPCPVPGAMPVSEVGDAVVGRGFALLHDGPRSVDTAVHLWTLDNPAYGWFGLSSTVRVRAGTADDTARAVSVAEVVSPDETRSGPLARELMVALVRAGVTATCSGAEKPRYGHLAVDSNLPDVRIALGGPARNSFAKTVLAQADPVYTQELEHQLAATGRARVWVPAAEEFGSLADVWVPGADLRAPRALPVLVVDGRDADELRAAVADVAGELAAAEIAVAQQAPAQLGPFDARTVALLNRGVPSFAVDTEGTLHTALMRSCTGWPSGTWIDGPRRTAPDGSNFALQHWTHAFDYALASDAGDWRQAGIPARSAEFSQPLLAVVAARQPGTLAPVGSLLHVDPEGPVRLAALKAAGNPLTSGSAARVTPAKVALRLVETSGRHTRVAVGSALGAISDLRDADLLERPREHAGPLALHGYQVATALARLDMPAIAGDSTPLAPLAEAAQPLYARYWLHNRGPAPMGGLPAVAHLHPRLVAADPGGVVALRLTAASDCRDAALDGEVTVVGPPGWPVMPGALPFTLPSGEHREADVVVTVPPHTPAGLYPVRAQLRVTGTGGAGIPQAWRQVVEDVCVVCVGGASTGADLADLLFLVGEPAEVTVAAGGTARVTVTVGTRAGADLAAEAHLISPWGTWEWTGPAALGAVLPARGSVEFGFDVAPPAWQDPGQWWALIRVGCAGRLVYSPAVKVTVT, translated from the coding sequence ATGCAGCTGGTTTCGGCGGAGTCCCCGGAACTGTTCGTCGGCCCGCCCGACGCGCCGCTGCAGCTGGCGCGCGTCACCGTGTCCGGGTGTGCCGAGCCCACCACGGTCCGCATCGACGGCGACGGGCTCAGCGGCGCAGCTGTGGCCCGGCCGGGTGGCGGCGTCATCGAGGTCCCGGTCGCCGTGCGGGACCCGCTCGTCGGTGAACGGCGGGCCGCGCGGGCCCACGCCGGCGACGCCCGGCTGCCGTTCGAGTTCACCGTCGCCGAGCCGGGCTGGACCATGTACATGGTCAGCCACTTCCACTACGACCCGGTCTGGTGGAACACCCAGGGCGCCTACACCAGCGAATGGACCGAGGACCCGCCGGGCCGGCAGACCAACGGCTTCGAACTGGTGCACGCGCACCTGGAGATGGCGCGCCGCGAACCCGAGTACAAGTTCGTGCTGGCCGAGGTCGACTACCTCAAGCCGTACTGGGACGCCCGCCCCGAAGACCGCGCCGACCTGCGCCGGCTCCTGGCCGAGGGCCGCGTCGAGGTGATGGGCGGCAGCTACAACGAACCCAACACCAACCTCACCAGCCCCGAGACCACGATCCGGAACCTGGTGCACGGCAGTGGCTTTCAACGCGACGTGCTGGGCGCCGACCCGGCCACCGCCTGGCAGCTCGACGTGTTCGGCCACGACCCGCAGTTCCCGGGGCTGGCCGCCGACGCCGGCCTGACGTCGAGTTCGTGGGCCCGCGGACCGCACCACCAGTGGGGCCCGGCGCAGGACGGTGACGTCGACCGCATGCAGTTCAGCAGCGAGTTCGAGTGGATCGCGCCGTCGGGTCGCGGCCTGCTCACCCATTACATGCCCGCCCACTACGGGGCGGGCTGGGGGATGGACTCCTCGGCGTCGCTGGCCGAGGCCGAGGCGGCCACCTATGCGCTGTTCGCACGGCTGAAGCGGGTCGCCCTGACCCGCAACGTGCTGCTGCCCGTCGGGACGGACTACACGCCGCCGAACAAATGGGTCACCGCGATCCACCGCGACTGGGCCGCGCGCTACACGTGGCCACGGTTCGTGTGCGCGATACCGCGAGACTTCTTCGCGGCGGTGCGTGCCGAGCTCTCGCAGGGCCGGCGCGCGCCGTCGCCGCAGACGCGCGACATGAACCCCATTTACACCGGCAAGGACGTGTCCTACATCGACACCAAGCAGGCCAACCGGGCCAGCGAGAACGCCGTGCTCGAGGCCGAGCGCTTCGCCGTGTTCGCCGCGTCGATGACCGGCGCGGACTACCCGCAGGCGGCCCTCGCCAAGGCGTGGGTGCAGTTGGCCTACGGCGCTCACCACGACGCCATCACCGGCTCGGAGTCCGACCAGGTCTACCTCGACCTGCTCACCGGCTGGCGCGACGCGTGGGAGCTGGGCCGCACCGCCCGCGACAACTCGCTCGCAGTGCTGTCCCGCGCCGCCGGCGGCGACGTCGTGGTGTGGAACCCGCTGAGCCACCGGCGGACCGACGTCGTGACCGCCCGCCTGGACCCCCCGCCGGCCGCGGCCGTGCGGGTGCTCGACGCCGACGGCGCCGAGGTGCCCGCGCACGTCGAGCACGGCGGCCGATCGGTCACCTGGTTGGCCCGCGACGTGCCGTCGCTGGGGTGGCGGTCCTACCGGCTGGTACCCGCGACCGAGTGCGCCGGCTGGGAACCGGCGCCCGGCCTGCGGATCGCCAACGAGCACTACCGGCTGGCGGTCGACCCTGTGCGCGGCGGGGGCGTGGCTTCGCTGCAACAGGGCGAGCGCGAGCTGATCGCCGACGGGCGGGTGGGCAACGAACTTGCCGTCTACGAGGAGTATCCGGCGCACCCGAGGCAGGGGGAGGGGCCGTGGCACCTACTGCCCAAGGGGCCGGTGGTGTGCTCGTCGGAGACGCCGGCGCGGGTGCAGGCCTTCCGGGGTCCGCTGGGTCAGCGGCTCGTGGTGCGCGGACGGGTCGGCACGCTGCTGCGCTACACCCAGACCCTGACGTTGTGGAACGGCGTCGCGCGCCTTGATTGCCGCACCACCATCGACGACTTCACCGGCGAAGACCGGTTGTTGCGCCTGCGTTGGCCGTGCCCGGTGCCGGGTGCCATGCCCGTCAGCGAGGTCGGGGACGCCGTCGTCGGGCGGGGCTTCGCCCTGCTGCACGACGGGCCGCGCTCGGTGGACACCGCGGTGCACCTGTGGACGCTGGACAACCCGGCCTACGGCTGGTTCGGCCTGTCCTCCACGGTCAGGGTCCGGGCCGGGACCGCGGATGACACGGCGCGGGCGGTGTCGGTGGCCGAGGTCGTGTCGCCCGACGAGACGCGGTCCGGGCCGCTGGCGCGAGAGCTGATGGTCGCACTGGTCCGCGCCGGCGTCACGGCCACGTGCAGCGGCGCCGAAAAACCACGCTACGGCCACCTCGCCGTCGACTCCAACCTGCCCGACGTGCGGATCGCGCTGGGCGGGCCCGCGCGCAATTCGTTCGCTAAAACCGTTCTCGCCCAAGCGGATCCGGTGTACACCCAAGAGCTTGAACACCAGCTGGCCGCCACGGGACGGGCCAGGGTCTGGGTGCCGGCCGCCGAAGAGTTCGGGTCGCTGGCCGACGTGTGGGTGCCGGGCGCCGACCTGCGTGCGCCGCGGGCGCTGCCCGTGCTGGTGGTCGACGGGCGCGACGCCGACGAGCTGCGCGCGGCCGTCGCCGACGTGGCCGGCGAGCTGGCCGCCGCCGAGATCGCCGTCGCGCAGCAAGCACCCGCGCAGCTGGGCCCCTTCGACGCCCGCACCGTTGCGCTGCTCAACCGCGGCGTGCCCAGCTTCGCCGTCGACACCGAGGGCACGCTGCACACGGCGCTGATGCGGTCCTGCACCGGATGGCCGTCCGGCACCTGGATCGACGGGCCGCGCCGCACCGCGCCCGACGGCTCCAATTTCGCGCTGCAGCACTGGACCCACGCCTTCGACTACGCGCTGGCGAGCGACGCGGGCGACTGGCGGCAAGCCGGAATCCCCGCCCGCAGTGCCGAGTTCTCCCAACCGCTGCTCGCCGTCGTTGCCGCCCGGCAACCCGGAACCCTGGCGCCCGTCGGGTCGCTGCTGCACGTCGACCCGGAGGGCCCGGTGCGGCTGGCGGCGCTCAAGGCCGCCGGCAACCCCCTGACGTCGGGCAGCGCCGCGCGGGTCACCCCGGCGAAGGTGGCCCTGCGGTTGGTGGAAACCAGCGGGCGGCACACCCGGGTGGCCGTGGGCTCGGCGCTGGGCGCGATCAGCGACCTGCGCGACGCCGACCTGCTGGAACGGCCGCGCGAGCACGCGGGTCCGCTCGCCCTGCACGGCTATCAGGTGGCCACGGCGCTGGCCCGGCTCGACATGCCCGCGATCGCCGGCGATTCCACCCCGTTGGCGCCGCTCGCCGAGGCCGCCCAGCCGCTCTACGCGCGGTACTGGCTGCACAATCGCGGCCCCGCACCCATGGGCGGGCTGCCCGCCGTCGCGCACCTGCACCCCCGCCTCGTGGCCGCCGACCCCGGCGGCGTGGTCGCGCTGCGCCTCACCGCGGCCAGCGACTGCCGCGACGCGGCGCTGGACGGGGAGGTGACCGTCGTCGGCCCGCCCGGCTGGCCGGTCATGCCCGGGGCGCTGCCGTTCACGCTGCCCAGCGGCGAGCACCGGGAGGCCGACGTGGTCGTGACTGTCCCGCCCCACACCCCGGCCGGGCTGTACCCGGTCCGGGCGCAGCTCCGCGTCACGGGGACCGGCGGGGCCGGCATCCCGCAAGCCTGGCGGCAGGTGGTCGAGGACGTGTGCGTGGTCTGCGTCGGCGGGGCCTCAACCGGGGCCGACCTCGCCGACCTGCTCTTCCTGGTCGGGGAACCCGCCGAGGTCACGGTGGCGGCCGGGGGCACGGCCCGGGTGACGGTCACGGTCGGCACCCGCGCCGGGGCCGACCTGGCCGCGGAGGCGCACCTCATCAGCCCCTGGGGCACGTGGGAGTGGACCGGCCCCGCCGCGCTCGGCGCGGTGCTGCCTGCCCGCGGCAGCGTCGAATTCGGCTTCGACGTGGCCCCGCCGGCCTGGCAGGATCCCGGTCAATGGTGGGCGCTGATCCGCGTCGGCTGCGCCGGCCGGCTGGTCTACTCGCCGGCGGTGAAGGTGACCGTCACATGA
- a CDS encoding ABC1 kinase family protein, producing MSSTKHREVAKLARVPLPVEAARVAATGWQVTRAAARVVTKLPGRGPWQQKVISQLPQAFADLGPTYVKFGQIVASSPGAFGESLSREFRGLLDRVPPADSAAVHKLFVEDLGRDPSELFAKWDETPFASASIAQVHYATLHSGEEVVVKIQRPGIRRRVAADLQILKRFAQAVELAKLGRRLSAQDVVADFADNLAEELDFRLEAQSMEAWVAHLHASPLGQGIRVPQVHWDFTSGRVLTMERVQGIRIDDAAAIRKAGFDGTELVKALLFSLFEGGLRHGLFHGDLHAGNLYVDEQGRIVFFDFGIMGRIDPRTRWLLRELVYALLVKKDHAAAGKIVVLMGAVGTMKPEAEAAKDLEKFATPLTMQTLGDMSYADIGRQLSALADAYDVKLPRELVLIGKQFLYVERYMKLLAPRWQMMSDPQLTGYFANFMVEVSREHSSDVEV from the coding sequence ATGAGCTCTACCAAACACCGCGAGGTGGCCAAGCTCGCCCGGGTGCCGTTGCCGGTCGAAGCGGCTCGCGTGGCCGCGACGGGCTGGCAGGTCACCCGCGCCGCCGCCCGCGTCGTCACGAAACTGCCGGGCAGGGGGCCGTGGCAGCAGAAGGTGATCTCCCAGCTCCCGCAGGCCTTCGCCGACCTGGGGCCGACCTACGTGAAGTTCGGTCAGATCGTCGCCTCCAGCCCCGGGGCGTTCGGTGAATCGCTGTCCCGCGAGTTCCGCGGCCTGCTCGACCGGGTGCCGCCCGCCGATTCGGCCGCAGTCCACAAGCTCTTCGTGGAAGATCTCGGCCGCGACCCCTCCGAGCTGTTCGCCAAGTGGGACGAGACACCGTTCGCGTCGGCCTCGATCGCCCAGGTGCACTACGCGACCCTGCACAGCGGCGAAGAGGTGGTGGTCAAGATCCAGCGCCCCGGCATCCGCCGCCGCGTCGCCGCCGACCTGCAGATCCTCAAGCGATTCGCGCAGGCCGTGGAGCTGGCCAAGCTGGGCCGCCGGCTGTCGGCCCAGGACGTTGTCGCCGACTTCGCCGACAACCTGGCCGAGGAGCTGGACTTTCGTCTCGAAGCGCAGTCGATGGAGGCGTGGGTCGCGCACCTGCACGCCTCCCCGCTGGGCCAGGGCATCCGGGTGCCGCAGGTGCACTGGGACTTCACCAGCGGGCGTGTGCTGACGATGGAGCGGGTGCAGGGCATCCGCATCGACGACGCCGCCGCCATCCGCAAGGCCGGGTTCGACGGCACCGAGCTGGTCAAGGCGCTGCTGTTCAGCCTGTTCGAGGGCGGGCTGCGGCACGGGCTGTTCCACGGCGACCTGCACGCGGGCAACCTGTACGTCGACGAGCAGGGCCGGATCGTGTTCTTCGACTTCGGCATCATGGGCCGCATCGACCCGCGCACCCGCTGGCTGCTGCGCGAGCTGGTCTACGCGTTGCTGGTCAAGAAGGACCACGCCGCGGCCGGCAAGATCGTGGTGCTGATGGGTGCGGTCGGCACGATGAAGCCCGAGGCCGAGGCCGCCAAGGATCTGGAGAAGTTCGCCACCCCGCTCACGATGCAGACGCTCGGGGACATGTCGTATGCCGACATCGGCCGGCAGCTGTCCGCGCTGGCCGACGCCTACGACGTCAAGCTCCCGCGGGAGCTGGTGCTGATCGGCAAGCAGTTCCTCTACGTGGAGCGCTACATGAAGCTGCTGGCGCCGCGGTGGCAGATGATGTCGGACCCGCAGCTGACCGGCTACTTCGCCAACTTCATGGTGGAGGTCAGCCGCGAGCACTCCTCCGACGTCGAGGTCTAG
- a CDS encoding alpha/beta fold hydrolase, translated as MQIRSGHAAVPHPDGDLKLYYEDMGDVDHPPVLLIMGLGAQLLLWRTEFCEQLVGRGLRVIRYDNRDVGLSGKTRHRSSGQSLVTRLVRSFLGLRSNAAYTLEDMADDAAALLDHLGIRHAHIVGASMGGMIAQIFAARFPERTKTLGVIFSSNNSAFLPPPAPRALLALLKGPPPDSPREVIIDNAVRVNKIIGSPRYRTPEEQARAEAAEGYDRNYYPQGVARHFGAILGSGSLKRYNRRTVAPTVVIHGKADMLMRPSGGRAIARTIRGAELVLFDGMAHDLPQQLWEHVITVLTSNFARAS; from the coding sequence ATGCAGATACGCAGCGGCCATGCGGCAGTGCCTCATCCCGACGGCGACCTGAAGCTGTACTACGAGGACATGGGCGACGTCGACCACCCGCCGGTCCTGTTGATCATGGGGCTGGGCGCGCAGCTGCTGTTATGGCGGACCGAGTTCTGCGAGCAACTGGTGGGCCGCGGCCTTCGGGTCATCCGCTACGACAACCGCGACGTAGGACTGTCCGGCAAGACGCGGCACCGCAGCTCCGGTCAGTCGCTGGTGACACGGCTGGTTCGCTCGTTTCTGGGCCTGCGCAGCAACGCGGCGTACACGCTCGAAGACATGGCCGACGACGCGGCCGCGCTGCTGGATCACCTCGGCATCCGGCACGCCCACATCGTGGGGGCCTCGATGGGCGGCATGATCGCCCAGATCTTCGCGGCGCGATTCCCCGAGCGAACGAAGACCCTGGGCGTCATCTTCTCCAGCAACAATTCGGCGTTTCTGCCCCCGCCGGCCCCGCGCGCGCTGCTGGCGCTGCTCAAGGGCCCGCCGCCGGACTCGCCGCGCGAGGTGATCATCGACAACGCGGTGCGCGTCAACAAGATCATCGGCAGCCCTCGCTACCGCACGCCGGAAGAGCAGGCCCGCGCCGAGGCCGCCGAGGGCTACGACCGCAACTATTACCCCCAGGGGGTTGCTCGGCACTTCGGGGCGATCCTGGGCAGTGGCAGCCTCAAGCGCTACAACCGGCGGACCGTCGCACCCACGGTCGTGATCCACGGGAAGGCCGACATGTTGATGCGGCCGTCCGGCGGCCGCGCGATCGCCCGGACGATCCGCGGAGCCGAATTGGTGTTGTTCGACGGAATGGCTCATGATCTGCCGCAGCAGTTGTGGGAGCATGTCATCACCGTGCTGACAAGCAACTTCGCCAGGGCGAGCTGA
- a CDS encoding DinB family protein, giving the protein MADERSALREYLAYHQSAYFAVSHGLTDEQARSSPSVSALSIGGLVKHATGMQRSWMNRVAAAPDLPAPDPRPFDQVSKEYADQHVMGPDETLAGLLRAFEAQNAESLRLVETADLDAAVPVPQDIPWFPKNQKAWSVRWVILHVINELARHAGHADIVRESIDGATMYELIAAREGWAIPGWVQPWKGRAEPGQTIGT; this is encoded by the coding sequence GTGGCCGACGAGCGCAGCGCCCTGCGCGAGTACCTGGCCTACCACCAGAGCGCCTACTTCGCCGTCTCCCACGGCCTCACCGACGAACAAGCCCGGTCGTCACCCTCGGTCAGCGCACTGTCGATCGGCGGCCTGGTGAAGCACGCCACCGGCATGCAGCGCAGCTGGATGAACCGGGTCGCCGCCGCCCCGGACCTGCCTGCGCCGGATCCCCGCCCGTTCGACCAGGTCTCCAAGGAGTACGCCGACCAGCACGTCATGGGCCCCGACGAGACGCTGGCCGGCCTGCTGCGGGCGTTCGAGGCGCAGAACGCGGAGTCGTTGCGACTGGTGGAGACCGCCGACCTCGACGCCGCGGTGCCCGTGCCGCAGGACATCCCCTGGTTCCCGAAGAACCAGAAGGCGTGGTCGGTGCGCTGGGTGATCCTGCACGTGATCAACGAGCTGGCCAGGCACGCCGGTCACGCCGACATCGTCCGGGAGAGCATCGACGGCGCCACCATGTACGAGCTGATCGCCGCGCGGGAGGGCTGGGCGATACCGGGATGGGTTCAGCCCTGGAAAGGGCGTGCCGAGCCCGGTCAGACGATTGGGACTTGA